Proteins encoded in a region of the Moritella marina ATCC 15381 genome:
- the ptsI gene encoding phosphoenolpyruvate-protein phosphotransferase PtsI — protein sequence MISGILASPGIAFGKAQLFINEEIVLNQQTIETAQIDEQIAIFLAARDKSAIQLEAITEMARQTFGDEKAEIFEGHMMLLEDEELEDDIVTFIKKNKASADLAIHSIIEENAEMMAALDDPYLRERAADFRDIGNRIVKNALGMEIVSLSAIEDEVILIASDLTPSETAQINLDKILGFITDLGGRTAHTSIMARSLELPAIVGTGNVTETIKSGDFVILDAINNSVIVNPSEDVIKEYKATQAHYLAEKAELLKMKDLPAITLDGKHVEVCGNVGTVKDCAGVIRNGGEGVGLYRTEFLFMDRDSLPTEDEQFEAYKAVAESMNGQSVIIRTMDIGGDKDLPYLNLPKEMNPFLGWRAIRICFDRPEIMNAQLRAILRASAFGKIRIMFPMIISVEEIRLLKDILTTLKAELTAEGHAFDAAIETGVMVETPAAAAIAHHLIKEVDFFSIGTNDLTQYTLAVDRGNEMISDLYNPLTPAVLTLIKQVIDASHAAGKWTGMCGELAGDETATLLLLGMGLDEFSMSGISIPKVKKTIRNANFADVKELADQALSCATAGEIQELIAQFTKQRAAC from the coding sequence ATGATATCAGGCATTCTCGCCTCACCAGGTATTGCTTTTGGTAAAGCACAATTATTCATTAACGAAGAAATTGTTCTTAACCAACAAACTATTGAAACTGCACAGATCGATGAACAAATAGCTATTTTTTTAGCTGCTAGGGATAAGTCTGCGATACAGCTTGAAGCTATCACGGAAATGGCACGCCAAACATTTGGCGATGAGAAAGCTGAAATCTTCGAAGGGCACATGATGCTACTAGAAGACGAAGAGTTAGAAGACGATATCGTAACCTTTATTAAGAAAAATAAAGCATCGGCAGATCTTGCTATTCACAGCATCATCGAAGAAAATGCTGAAATGATGGCTGCACTAGATGACCCATACTTAAGAGAACGCGCTGCAGATTTCCGTGATATCGGTAATCGCATCGTAAAAAATGCACTCGGTATGGAAATTGTTTCATTAAGCGCAATTGAAGATGAAGTCATTCTAATTGCTAGCGACTTAACACCGTCAGAAACAGCACAGATTAACCTAGATAAAATCTTAGGTTTCATCACTGACTTAGGTGGTCGTACCGCGCACACATCAATCATGGCGCGTTCATTAGAACTTCCAGCGATTGTTGGTACAGGCAACGTAACTGAAACTATCAAATCAGGTGATTTCGTTATCCTTGATGCCATTAACAATAGTGTTATTGTTAATCCATCAGAAGACGTAATTAAAGAATACAAAGCAACTCAAGCCCATTACCTTGCTGAAAAAGCAGAGCTGCTTAAAATGAAAGACTTACCTGCAATTACACTTGACGGTAAGCACGTGGAAGTATGTGGTAACGTTGGCACTGTAAAAGATTGTGCAGGTGTAATCCGTAATGGCGGCGAAGGCGTTGGTCTTTACCGTACAGAATTCCTCTTTATGGACCGTGATAGCTTACCAACTGAAGATGAACAGTTTGAAGCATACAAAGCGGTTGCAGAAAGCATGAATGGTCAGTCAGTGATCATCCGTACTATGGATATCGGTGGTGATAAAGACCTACCATACCTAAACTTACCAAAAGAAATGAACCCATTCTTGGGTTGGCGCGCGATCCGTATCTGTTTCGACCGTCCAGAAATTATGAATGCACAGCTACGCGCTATCTTACGTGCATCTGCATTCGGTAAAATCCGCATTATGTTCCCGATGATTATTTCTGTTGAAGAAATTCGTCTGCTTAAGGACATTCTAACGACACTGAAAGCTGAATTAACAGCTGAAGGTCACGCTTTCGATGCCGCAATCGAAACAGGTGTAATGGTTGAAACACCAGCAGCTGCAGCCATTGCGCATCACCTTATTAAAGAAGTAGACTTCTTTAGTATTGGTACTAACGATTTAACGCAGTACACACTTGCGGTAGACCGTGGTAACGAAATGATTTCAGACCTATATAACCCACTTACACCAGCGGTACTAACGCTGATTAAACAGGTTATTGACGCTTCACATGCTGCGGGCAAGTGGACAGGTATGTGTGGTGAACTTGCGGGTGATGAAACTGCAACACTACTATTACTTGGTATGGGCTTAGATGAGTTCTCTATGAGTGGCATCTCTATCCCTAAAGTAAAGAAAACAATCCGTAATGCTAACTTTGCTGATGTTAAAGAGTTAGCAGACCAAGCATTAAGCTGTGCAACTGCAGGTGAAATCCAAGAGTTAATCGCTCAGTTCACCAAACAACGCGCTGCTTGCTAA
- the crr gene encoding PTS glucose transporter subunit IIA, whose protein sequence is MGLFDKLKKLVSDDSNDSNTLHIVSPLAGEIVAIEDVPDVIFAEKIVGDGIAINPTGNKLVAPVTGEIVKIYETNHAFAIRSDEGLEVLVHFGLDTVELRGEGFTRIAEEGQHINAGETIIEFDLALLTEKAKSVITPCIISNMDEIKSMEKFSGSVALGETIVLKVIKD, encoded by the coding sequence ATGGGATTATTCGATAAACTAAAAAAACTGGTTTCAGACGACAGTAATGACAGCAATACGCTACACATTGTTTCTCCACTAGCCGGTGAAATCGTTGCTATCGAAGATGTGCCAGATGTTATCTTTGCTGAGAAAATTGTTGGTGACGGTATCGCTATCAACCCAACTGGTAACAAACTAGTTGCTCCAGTAACAGGTGAGATCGTAAAAATTTACGAAACTAACCACGCATTCGCAATTCGTTCTGACGAAGGTCTAGAAGTTCTAGTTCACTTCGGTTTAGATACAGTTGAATTACGCGGTGAAGGCTTCACACGTATCGCTGAGGAAGGTCAACATATCAATGCTGGTGAAACTATCATTGAATTCGATCTAGCACTACTAACTGAAAAAGCTAAATCAGTAATTACACCATGCATCATCTCAAACATGGATGAAATTAAGAGCATGGAGAAATTCTCTGGTTCAGTTGCACTAGGCGAAACGATTGTTCTTAAAGTTATTAAGGACTAG
- a CDS encoding GGDEF domain-containing protein: protein MPVVLLDLFTITIFTAIGLSFLAVIMLCTWLANRRYDGVGYWLISSLLVLAYSFIMAEQLWLFKLEGYASHTWLNVIRPNILLCLAVCLIAHGFHRFLQINQSLLWLYATQCLLIVPFYAYALSFELLPLYTTVLTTASTSISFLFISHYLISYQAKQYGMTRVICLLTCGLSLLLSVTRLVLLVQEEPLLNCVEITTAIACINMLMTQCFLTFCYLMLCTQRNAFSLQHMSFTDPLANIYNRRGYQHAIAALAPHKEAAVMILDIDHFKNINDEYGHAVGDLVIKDIANIIASSCGSMCVYARTGGEEFSIYSPLISASKIENLAEEIRLIIMDHTTVKAALAIKVTASIGISVGQSVNVFALEEEADKALYQAKRDGRNCTVMQLSMAS, encoded by the coding sequence ATGCCTGTAGTCTTACTCGACTTGTTTACCATCACCATTTTTACTGCGATAGGATTGTCATTTTTAGCCGTCATCATGTTATGTACTTGGCTTGCTAATCGTCGCTATGACGGGGTCGGCTATTGGCTTATTTCCTCTTTACTGGTGCTAGCTTATAGCTTTATTATGGCGGAGCAATTATGGTTATTTAAGTTAGAAGGTTATGCTAGTCATACTTGGCTTAATGTCATACGCCCCAATATATTACTCTGTTTGGCGGTTTGCCTTATCGCACATGGTTTTCATCGTTTCCTACAAATAAACCAATCGTTATTGTGGCTCTACGCGACACAATGCTTACTGATAGTTCCTTTTTATGCATACGCTTTAAGCTTTGAGTTATTACCATTGTATACAACGGTTTTGACGACTGCCTCCACGAGTATCAGTTTTCTTTTTATCTCTCATTATTTAATCAGTTATCAAGCCAAGCAATATGGTATGACACGCGTTATTTGTCTGTTGACCTGTGGGTTATCGTTGCTGTTAAGTGTGACAAGGTTAGTGCTGTTAGTACAAGAAGAGCCTTTACTTAATTGCGTAGAGATCACGACGGCGATTGCTTGTATTAACATGCTAATGACTCAGTGTTTTCTTACTTTCTGTTATTTGATGCTCTGTACTCAGCGTAATGCTTTTTCATTACAGCATATGTCGTTTACTGACCCGCTCGCTAATATTTATAATCGCCGTGGTTATCAACATGCTATTGCCGCTTTAGCACCACATAAAGAAGCGGCTGTGATGATTTTGGATATCGATCATTTTAAGAATATTAATGATGAGTATGGACATGCGGTGGGGGATTTAGTGATTAAAGACATCGCCAATATTATTGCTAGTAGCTGTGGTTCTATGTGTGTTTATGCACGTACAGGCGGCGAAGAGTTTAGTATTTATTCACCGCTGATATCTGCCAGCAAAATAGAGAATTTGGCAGAAGAAATTCGCCTGATTATTATGGACCATACAACTGTTAAAGCAGCGCTAGCGATAAAGGTAACGGCGAGTATTGGCATTAGTGTTGGGCAAAGCGTTAATGTCTTTGCCTTGGAAGAAGAGGCTGATAAAGCCTTGTATCAAGCTAAACGAGATGGTCGTAATTGCACTGTGATGCAATTATCGATGGCGAGTTAA
- a CDS encoding methyl-accepting chemotaxis protein has product MKFSDISFKHKIIMLLALPMLGFLWLSVSSLSQSLATSKEMSVLTQYTELSVEYSELVHELQKERGMTAGFIGSNGTKFSSKLRKQRADTDVKHAQLMRFLQNNLVSDRQIKQLQTSIQQDLTMLKGIRNKVDSQNIQLGAALGYYTKLNAKLLSVSGLIVEMSSDASITAETVAYYNFLQGKERAGIERAVLSNTFSKDHFGPGNFVKFIGLVIEQETYFDNFKIFATESNKQFFEQQLNSAAAKEVLKLRTIAKTKSTDFNVDAEYWFAQASTRIGQLKTIQDALELSLLNLVERNRDNAMITLTRNIVFSLLIIVISAMISFVTIRDLLARVKELMNVMTEVRDNNDLTVQTQLAGNSELGQIATALNLTLSQFSGAMDNISTSSITLASAAEETAQTCAYSSTSLVEQQDGISLIATAIEELSATVKEVAHNTQLTADSAKEVDTQASDGVEIVQQSSLSIETLASEIDSLAQRITNLHNSSNNITNMVDVIKSVADQTNLLALNAAIEAARAGEQGRGFAVVADEVRTLAKRTQESTAEIESFISALQADANAAFNVIEVSQSKAADAVAKSKSVAQTLQDITAAVNQIFAMTEQVATAIEEQSVVTQDVAENIVNVKQKSMESATGANQIAMTAREQAQLATSLQDVARVFKI; this is encoded by the coding sequence ATGAAATTTTCAGATATCTCGTTTAAACATAAAATTATTATGTTATTGGCTTTACCTATGTTGGGTTTTTTGTGGTTGAGTGTCTCTTCACTTTCACAAAGTTTAGCAACCAGTAAAGAAATGTCTGTTTTAACTCAGTACACAGAGCTTTCTGTTGAGTACAGTGAGTTAGTCCATGAGTTACAAAAAGAACGTGGCATGACCGCTGGATTCATTGGTTCTAACGGCACTAAGTTTAGCAGTAAACTGCGTAAACAACGTGCTGATACTGATGTAAAGCATGCTCAATTGATGCGCTTCTTACAGAACAACCTAGTATCTGACCGCCAAATTAAACAATTACAAACAAGCATTCAACAAGACTTAACTATGCTGAAAGGTATCCGTAATAAAGTCGATTCGCAGAATATTCAATTAGGGGCGGCACTTGGTTATTACACTAAGTTAAATGCCAAGTTATTGAGTGTGTCTGGTTTGATTGTTGAGATGAGTTCGGATGCGAGCATTACGGCTGAGACTGTGGCCTATTACAATTTTTTACAAGGTAAAGAGCGTGCCGGTATTGAACGTGCTGTGTTGAGTAATACCTTTTCTAAAGATCACTTCGGCCCCGGTAATTTTGTTAAATTTATTGGCTTAGTGATTGAGCAAGAAACCTATTTTGATAATTTTAAAATCTTTGCAACAGAGAGTAATAAGCAGTTCTTTGAACAGCAGTTAAATAGCGCAGCGGCTAAAGAAGTGCTGAAGTTAAGAACGATAGCTAAAACCAAATCAACGGACTTTAATGTTGATGCAGAGTATTGGTTTGCACAAGCAAGTACGCGTATTGGCCAGTTAAAAACGATCCAGGATGCGTTAGAATTATCCCTGTTGAATTTGGTTGAGCGCAATCGTGATAACGCGATGATAACGCTGACGAGAAATATTGTATTTAGTCTGTTGATTATTGTGATTTCAGCGATGATTAGTTTTGTTACTATACGTGATTTATTGGCGCGGGTAAAAGAGCTGATGAATGTGATGACCGAAGTCCGTGATAATAATGATCTGACGGTACAAACACAGCTTGCAGGAAATAGCGAACTCGGGCAGATCGCAACGGCGTTAAATTTGACGTTATCGCAATTTTCAGGGGCGATGGATAACATTTCAACATCCAGTATTACCCTCGCATCGGCAGCAGAAGAAACTGCACAAACCTGTGCATATAGTTCTACATCATTAGTAGAGCAACAAGATGGTATCAGTTTGATCGCGACTGCGATTGAAGAGTTATCTGCCACAGTCAAAGAAGTCGCACATAATACTCAATTAACGGCTGATTCGGCAAAAGAAGTTGATACACAAGCCTCGGATGGGGTCGAGATAGTACAGCAATCATCACTGTCAATAGAAACATTAGCGAGTGAGATTGATAGTTTAGCCCAGCGTATTACCAATTTACATAACAGCAGTAACAACATTACCAATATGGTCGATGTCATTAAATCGGTTGCTGACCAAACAAACTTACTCGCGTTAAATGCGGCGATTGAGGCGGCACGTGCGGGCGAGCAAGGACGTGGCTTTGCTGTGGTTGCGGATGAGGTACGCACATTAGCGAAACGCACTCAAGAATCAACCGCCGAGATTGAGAGTTTTATTAGTGCGTTGCAAGCAGATGCAAATGCGGCCTTTAACGTGATTGAAGTGAGTCAAAGTAAAGCGGCGGATGCGGTTGCTAAGTCGAAAAGCGTAGCACAAACATTGCAAGATATTACCGCAGCAGTAAATCAGATCTTCGCGATGACAGAGCAAGTAGCTACTGCGATTGAAGAGCAGTCTGTGGTCACGCAAGATGTTGCTGAAAACATTGTTAACGTCAAACAAAAATCAATGGAGTCGGCAACGGGCGCGAATCAAATTGCCATGACTGCAAGAGAACAAGCACAATTGGCTACGTCATTACAAGATGTTGCTAGAGTATTTAAGATTTAG